One region of Quercus lobata isolate SW786 chromosome 2, ValleyOak3.0 Primary Assembly, whole genome shotgun sequence genomic DNA includes:
- the LOC115976492 gene encoding 4-coumarate--CoA ligase-like 9 isoform X1 produces MDQAAKPHHLIDSKSGFNRETKTFHSLRPSIHLPPQHIPMSAAEYAFSLRLLNSPRQHLDSLAFINSSTGQRVSFSEFISKTQSLASYLRSVIGLSKGDTAFVLSQNLVQVPILCFSLLSLGVVISPANPLNTDSEISRLIQLCNPVIAFSTSSSAHKLSNITTLRFKTILLDSPEFDSMTTSSPPIQKLDHVEVRQSDLAAIFYSSGTTGTVKGVMVSHRNLMANVAGAYANRTTERKSPAVLLCTVPYFHMYGYSFFLKSVAMSECAVVMERFDLRKMVRAMEEFRVTHLALAPPLLVAMAKNDDVTGGCDLSSLEEVVCGGAPLGKDVISAFLARFPRVALLQGYGLTESTGGVFRTWGAEESVHWGAAGKLSAGFEAKIVNPDTSDALPPGKQGELWIKGAAIMKGYVGDPEATSATLVADGWLRTGDLCYIDEEGFLYVVDRLKELIKCKGYQVAPAELEHVLQSHPEIVDAAVIPYPDEEVGQVPIAFVVRQPQSNLDEAEIMDFVAKQVAPYKKIRRVTFVNSLPKSAAGKLLRKDLRKIVTLSSSSRL; encoded by the exons ATGGACCAAGCAGCGAAGCCTCATCATCTCATCGATTCAAAGAGCGGTTTCAACAGAGAAACAAAGACTTTCCACAGCCTCAGACCCTCAATTCATCTTCCTCCACAACACATTCCTATGTCAGCAGCTGAATACGCTTTCTCACTTCGACTACTCAACTCGCCACGGCAGCACCTTGACTCACTCGCTTTCATCAACTCCTCCACGGGTCAACGCGTCTCCTTCTCCGAGTTCATTAGCAAAACCCAAAGCCTAGCCTCTTATCTCCGATCAGTTATCGGACTCTCCAAAGGCGACACCGCCTTCGTTCTCTCTCAAAATCTCGTTCAGGTTCCGATCCTCTGCTTCTCGCTGCTCTCTCTTGGTGTAGTAATCTCTCCGGCTAATCCACTCAACACCGACTCAGAGATTTCCCGCTTAATCCAACTATGCAACCCAGTGATCGCGTTTTCCACTTCATCCTCTGCTCACAAGCTTTCAAATATTACCACTCTCCGTTTCAAAACCATTCTTCTCGACTCGCCCGAGTTCGACTCAATGACCACGAGTAGTCCTCCGATACAAAAGCTGGACCACGTCGAAGTGAGGCAGTCCGATTTGGCGGCGATATTTTACTCGTCGGGGACCACCGGAACAGTCAAAGGAGTGATGGTGAGTCACCGGAACCTAATGGCGAATGTGGCCGGAGCTTACGCGAACCGGACGACGGAGAGAAAATCGCCTGCGGTGCTCCTCTGTACGGTGCCATACTTTCACATGTACGGGTATTCGTTTTTTTTGAAGTCGGTGGCTATGAGCGAGTGCGCGGTGGTGATGGAGAGGTTTGATTTGAGGAAGATGGTGAGAGCGATGGAGGAATTTAGGGTGACCCACTTGGCGCTGGCTCCACCGTTACTGGTTGCTATGGCTAAGAATGATGATGTAACGGGCGGTTGTGATCTGAGCTCGTTGGAAGAGGTTGTGTGCGGCGGCGCTCCGCTTGGGAAGGACGTTATCTCCGCTTTCTTGGCAAGGTTTCCGAGAGTTGCCCTTCTGCAG GGTTATGGCCTTACTGAATCAACAGGAGGAGTGTTCAGAACATGGGGTGCCGAGGAGAGTGTTCATTGGGGAGCAGCAGGGAAGCTTTCGGCAGGTTTTGAAGCTAAGATTGTGAACCCAGACACAAGTGATGCTTTGCCTCCGGGCAAGCAAGGAGAGCTTTGGATTAAAGGAGCTGCGATTATGAAAG GTTATGTTGGTGATCCCGAAGCAACTTCTGCCACCTTAGTAGCTGATGGGTGGTTGAGAACAGGTGATCTTTGCTATATTGATGAGGAAGGTTTCCTTTATGTTGTAGATAGGCTTAAAGAATTGATTAAATGTAAGGGATACCAG GTAGCTCCTGCAGAGCTGGAACATGTGCTTCAATCTCATCCGGAGATAGTTGATGCTGCTGTTATACC ATACCCAGATGAAGAAGTTGGTCAGGTGCCAATCGCTTTTGTGGTGAGACAACCTCAAAGCAACCTTGATGAAGCAGAAATAATGGATTTTGTTGCAAAACAG GTTGCACCATACAAGAAAATAAGGCGTGTAACATTTGTCAACTCCTTACCAAAGAGTGCGGCTGGAAAATTATTGAGAAAGGATTTGAGGAAGATTGTTACTTTGAGCTCTTCTTCTAGgttgtga
- the LOC115976492 gene encoding 4-coumarate--CoA ligase-like 9 isoform X2, with the protein MDQAAKPHHLIDSKSGFNRETKTFHSLRPSIHLPPQHIPMSAAEYAFSLRLLNSPRQHLDSLAFINSSTGQRVSFSEFISKTQSLASYLRSVIGLSKGDTAFVLSQNLVQVPILCFSLLSLGVVISPANPLNTDSEISRLIQLCNPVIAFSTSSSAHKLSNITTLRFKTILLDSPEFDSMTTSSPPIQKLDHVEVRQSDLAAIFYSSGTTGTVKGVMVSHRNLMANVAGAYANRTTERKSPAVLLCTVPYFHMYGYSFFLKSVAMSECAVVMERFDLRKMVRAMEEFRVTHLALAPPLLVAMAKNDDVTGGCDLSSLEEVVCGGAPLGKDVISAFLARFPRVALLQGYGLTESTGGVFRTWGAEESVHWGAAGKLSAGFEAKIVNPDTSDALPPGKQGELWIKGAAIMKGYVGDPEATSATLVADGWLRTGDLCYIDEEGFLYVVDRLKELIKCKGYQVAPAELEHVLQSHPEIVDAAVIP; encoded by the exons ATGGACCAAGCAGCGAAGCCTCATCATCTCATCGATTCAAAGAGCGGTTTCAACAGAGAAACAAAGACTTTCCACAGCCTCAGACCCTCAATTCATCTTCCTCCACAACACATTCCTATGTCAGCAGCTGAATACGCTTTCTCACTTCGACTACTCAACTCGCCACGGCAGCACCTTGACTCACTCGCTTTCATCAACTCCTCCACGGGTCAACGCGTCTCCTTCTCCGAGTTCATTAGCAAAACCCAAAGCCTAGCCTCTTATCTCCGATCAGTTATCGGACTCTCCAAAGGCGACACCGCCTTCGTTCTCTCTCAAAATCTCGTTCAGGTTCCGATCCTCTGCTTCTCGCTGCTCTCTCTTGGTGTAGTAATCTCTCCGGCTAATCCACTCAACACCGACTCAGAGATTTCCCGCTTAATCCAACTATGCAACCCAGTGATCGCGTTTTCCACTTCATCCTCTGCTCACAAGCTTTCAAATATTACCACTCTCCGTTTCAAAACCATTCTTCTCGACTCGCCCGAGTTCGACTCAATGACCACGAGTAGTCCTCCGATACAAAAGCTGGACCACGTCGAAGTGAGGCAGTCCGATTTGGCGGCGATATTTTACTCGTCGGGGACCACCGGAACAGTCAAAGGAGTGATGGTGAGTCACCGGAACCTAATGGCGAATGTGGCCGGAGCTTACGCGAACCGGACGACGGAGAGAAAATCGCCTGCGGTGCTCCTCTGTACGGTGCCATACTTTCACATGTACGGGTATTCGTTTTTTTTGAAGTCGGTGGCTATGAGCGAGTGCGCGGTGGTGATGGAGAGGTTTGATTTGAGGAAGATGGTGAGAGCGATGGAGGAATTTAGGGTGACCCACTTGGCGCTGGCTCCACCGTTACTGGTTGCTATGGCTAAGAATGATGATGTAACGGGCGGTTGTGATCTGAGCTCGTTGGAAGAGGTTGTGTGCGGCGGCGCTCCGCTTGGGAAGGACGTTATCTCCGCTTTCTTGGCAAGGTTTCCGAGAGTTGCCCTTCTGCAG GGTTATGGCCTTACTGAATCAACAGGAGGAGTGTTCAGAACATGGGGTGCCGAGGAGAGTGTTCATTGGGGAGCAGCAGGGAAGCTTTCGGCAGGTTTTGAAGCTAAGATTGTGAACCCAGACACAAGTGATGCTTTGCCTCCGGGCAAGCAAGGAGAGCTTTGGATTAAAGGAGCTGCGATTATGAAAG GTTATGTTGGTGATCCCGAAGCAACTTCTGCCACCTTAGTAGCTGATGGGTGGTTGAGAACAGGTGATCTTTGCTATATTGATGAGGAAGGTTTCCTTTATGTTGTAGATAGGCTTAAAGAATTGATTAAATGTAAGGGATACCAG GTAGCTCCTGCAGAGCTGGAACATGTGCTTCAATCTCATCCGGAGATAGTTGATGCTGCTGTTATACC ATGA
- the LOC115976492 gene encoding 4-coumarate--CoA ligase-like 9 isoform X3, which translates to MDQAAKPHHLIDSKSGFNRETKTFHSLRPSIHLPPQHIPMSAAEYAFSLRLLNSPRQHLDSLAFINSSTGQRVSFSEFISKTQSLASYLRSVIGLSKGDTAFVLSQNLVQVPILCFSLLSLGVVISPANPLNTDSEISRLIQLCNPVIAFSTSSSAHKLSNITTLRFKTILLDSPEFDSMTTSSPPIQKLDHVEVRQSDLAAIFYSSGTTGTVKGVMVSHRNLMANVAGAYANRTTERKSPAVLLCTVPYFHMYGYSFFLKSVAMSECAVVMERFDLRKMVRAMEEFRVTHLALAPPLLVAMAKNDDVTGGCDLSSLEEVVCGGAPLGKDVISAFLARFPRVALLQGYGLTESTGGVFRTWGAEESVHWGAAGKLSAGFEAKIVNPDTSDALPPGKQGELWIKGAAIMKGYVGDPEATSATLVADGWLRTGDLCYIDEEGFLYVVDRLKELIKCSSCRAGTCASISSGDS; encoded by the exons ATGGACCAAGCAGCGAAGCCTCATCATCTCATCGATTCAAAGAGCGGTTTCAACAGAGAAACAAAGACTTTCCACAGCCTCAGACCCTCAATTCATCTTCCTCCACAACACATTCCTATGTCAGCAGCTGAATACGCTTTCTCACTTCGACTACTCAACTCGCCACGGCAGCACCTTGACTCACTCGCTTTCATCAACTCCTCCACGGGTCAACGCGTCTCCTTCTCCGAGTTCATTAGCAAAACCCAAAGCCTAGCCTCTTATCTCCGATCAGTTATCGGACTCTCCAAAGGCGACACCGCCTTCGTTCTCTCTCAAAATCTCGTTCAGGTTCCGATCCTCTGCTTCTCGCTGCTCTCTCTTGGTGTAGTAATCTCTCCGGCTAATCCACTCAACACCGACTCAGAGATTTCCCGCTTAATCCAACTATGCAACCCAGTGATCGCGTTTTCCACTTCATCCTCTGCTCACAAGCTTTCAAATATTACCACTCTCCGTTTCAAAACCATTCTTCTCGACTCGCCCGAGTTCGACTCAATGACCACGAGTAGTCCTCCGATACAAAAGCTGGACCACGTCGAAGTGAGGCAGTCCGATTTGGCGGCGATATTTTACTCGTCGGGGACCACCGGAACAGTCAAAGGAGTGATGGTGAGTCACCGGAACCTAATGGCGAATGTGGCCGGAGCTTACGCGAACCGGACGACGGAGAGAAAATCGCCTGCGGTGCTCCTCTGTACGGTGCCATACTTTCACATGTACGGGTATTCGTTTTTTTTGAAGTCGGTGGCTATGAGCGAGTGCGCGGTGGTGATGGAGAGGTTTGATTTGAGGAAGATGGTGAGAGCGATGGAGGAATTTAGGGTGACCCACTTGGCGCTGGCTCCACCGTTACTGGTTGCTATGGCTAAGAATGATGATGTAACGGGCGGTTGTGATCTGAGCTCGTTGGAAGAGGTTGTGTGCGGCGGCGCTCCGCTTGGGAAGGACGTTATCTCCGCTTTCTTGGCAAGGTTTCCGAGAGTTGCCCTTCTGCAG GGTTATGGCCTTACTGAATCAACAGGAGGAGTGTTCAGAACATGGGGTGCCGAGGAGAGTGTTCATTGGGGAGCAGCAGGGAAGCTTTCGGCAGGTTTTGAAGCTAAGATTGTGAACCCAGACACAAGTGATGCTTTGCCTCCGGGCAAGCAAGGAGAGCTTTGGATTAAAGGAGCTGCGATTATGAAAG GTTATGTTGGTGATCCCGAAGCAACTTCTGCCACCTTAGTAGCTGATGGGTGGTTGAGAACAGGTGATCTTTGCTATATTGATGAGGAAGGTTTCCTTTATGTTGTAGATAGGCTTAAAGAATTGATTAAAT GTAGCTCCTGCAGAGCTGGAACATGTGCTTCAATCTCATCCGGAGATAGTTGA
- the LOC115976493 gene encoding 4-coumarate--CoA ligase-like 9 has product MNQKKPPIDPESGFNSETNTFHSLRPPIPLPPQHLPISVSEYAFSLRVNSPWLDSLALINSSTGQRVSYSEFTRKTKTLSSYLHSVLGLSKGHTAFVLSQNLVQVPILYFSLLSLGIVISPANPLSTESEISSLIQLCNPVIAFATSSTAHKLSNISLRFKTIVLDSPEFDSMMTSPVRMIEPVEVSQSDLAAILYSSGTTGRVKGVMLTHRNLIASVAGPYACRTERESPAVFLYTMPYFHVFGFFYSLKSVALSEVVVLMERFDLTKMLKAVEEFRVTHLAMAPPVVLAMAKTDVTKGYDLSSLEGVACGAAPIAKDVISDFLAKFPRVVFVQGYGLTESTGSVCRTRGQEETFHWGATGKLSAGFEAKIISPDTGDALPPGKQGELWIRGPSIMKGYIGDPEATSATLVAGGWLRTGDLCYIDEEGFLFVVDRLKELIKYKGYQVAPAELEHLLQSHPEIVDAAVIPYPDEEAGQVPMAFVVRQPRCSLGEEEIIDFVAKQVAPYKKIRRVTFVNSLPKSAAGKLLRKDLRKIVSANSSSQL; this is encoded by the exons atgaacCAAAAGAAGCCTCCCATCGATCCAGAAAGTGGTTTCAACTCAGAAACAAACACTTTCCACAGCCTCAGACCTCCAATCCCTCTTCCACCACAACACCTTCCCATTTCAGTTTCTGAATACGCTTTCTCGCTCCGAGTTAACTCGCCATGGCTTGACTCACTCGCTCTCATCAACTCCTCCACTGGTCAACGCGTCTCCTACTCCGAGTTCACTCGCAAAACCAAAACTCTATCCTCCTACCTTCACTCCGTCCTCGGACTCTCCAAAGGCCACACCGCTTTCGTTCTCTCCCAAAACCTGGTCCAGGTTCCGATCCTCTACTTCTCGCTGCTCTCTCTTGGGATAGTCATCTCTCCGGCTAACCCACTCAGCACCGAGTCTGAGATTTCTAGCCTAATCCAACTATGCAACCCAGTAATCGCGTTTGCCACTTCATCAACCGCTCACAAACTTTCAAACATTTCTCTCCGTTTCAAAACCATTGTCCTCGACTCGCCCGAGTTTGACTCAATGATGACGAGTCCGGTACGAATGATCGAGCCCGTCGAAGTGAGCCAGTCCGATTTGGCGGCGATATTGTACTCGTCGGGGACTACTGGAAGAGTCAAAGGAGTGATGCTGACTCACCGGAACCTGATAGCGAGTGTCGCCGGTCCCTACGCATGCCGGACTGAGAGGGAATCGCCTGCGGTGTTCCTCTATACGATGCCGTACTTTCACGTGTTCGGGTTTTTCTACAGCTTGAAGTCGGTGGCTTTGAGCGAGGTGGTGGTGCTAATGGAGAGGTTTGATCTGACGAAGATGTTGAAGGCGGTGGAGGAGTTTAGAGTGACCCACTTGGCGATGGCCCCACCGGTGGTGTTGGCCATGGCCAAGACTGATGTAACGAAAGGCTACGACTTGAGCTCGTTGGAAGGAGTTGCGTGCGGTGCGGCTCCGATTGCAAAGGATGTTATCTCCGATTTCTTGGCCAAGTTTCCAAGAGTTGTCTTTGTACAG GGTTATGGGCTAACTGAATCAACGGGGTCAGTGTGCCGAACAAGGGGTCAAGAGGAGACTTTTCACTGGGGAGCAACAGGAAAACTTTCAGCTGGATTTGAAGCTAAAATTATAAGCCCGGACACAGGTGATGCTTTGCCACCGGGCAAGCAAGGGGAGCTCTGGATTAGAGGACCCTCAATTATGAAAG GTTATATTGGAGATCCGGAAGCAACTTCTGCAACTTTAGTAGCAGGTGGTTGGTTGAGAACAGGTGATCTTTGTTATATTGATGAGGAAGGTTTCCTATTTGTTGTAGATAGGCTTAAAGAATTGATCAAATACAAGGGATATCAG GTAGCCCCTGCAGAGCTGGAACATTTGCTTCAGTCCCACCCGGAGATAGTTGATGCGGCTGTTATACC ATACCCTGATGAAGAAGCTGGTCAAGTGCCAATGGCTTTTGTGGTAAGACAACCTCGATGCTCTCTCGGCGAAGAAGAAATAATTGATTTTGTCGCAAAACAG GTTGCACCATACAAGAAAATAAGACGTGTAACGTTTGTGAATTCCTTACCCAAGAGTGCAGCAGGAAAATTATTGAGAAAGGATTTGAGGAAGATTGTTTCTGCTAACTCTTCTTCTCAGTTATGA